The window CCGCAGCGCTGGCATTCCTCGAGCTGACCGGTTCGCTTTGCGGCCTGCTCGCCTGTTTCTTGTTCCGTCATTCGGAGACCTCCACGTCGTAGTTCGCTTCGAGGTACGCGATAGCGTCCTCGGCTGTCAGTCGGTGCTTCGACGGGATCGGCTGGGACATCTTGTCCCGCTTGCTCACGCGGTAACCCGGACGGACCATGTTGACGGTCACGTCGAGCCCGTAGATACCGATCTGCGGGTCGTACTCCTGGCTCGGGAACTCGGTGTGTTCCTCGATGCCGAAGCTGAAATTACCCGTTTCGTCGAACTGCGATGCGTTGAGTTCGGCGATTGCCAGCGTGGTCGAGAGGAACTCCTCGGCTTCGTCGCCGCGGAGCGTGACCTTCGCACCGATGGGGTCGCCCTCTCGGATGTTGAAGTCCTGCACCGTCTTCTTGGCCGTCGTGCGGACGGGCTGTTGGCCCGTAACCTCGCTGAGGATATCCTCAGCGGTCGCGAGCGGCTCACCGCCTTCACCGATTCCCATGTGGACGACGACCTTCTCGACGGAGGGTTCACGCATGTCGTGGAACTCCGAATCAGCGGATTCCGAGCTCATTCGTCGTCACCTCCCGTGAAGTTCTCGTCGATAACGACGACGTACTCTTCGACCGTCTCGAAGTCCTCGCCGTCGTTGGCGTCGATCTGGACGTTGTTCGACCCGGAGCCAGGCGTGACCTGGATCTGGTCGATGGTGCCGATGCGGCCGGCGTGTGCGCCACGGACGGCCGTCACCAGCGCGCCCTCCTCGTAGGTGAAGTGGGCGACGATTTCGTCGTCGTCGTTAGAGACGACGATGGAATCATTGGTGTTGTAGTCGGCGTCCTCGTCGACGAGCAGGGTCTGGCCGTCGTGCAGCGTCAGCTGCGTGTCGCCGCCAGCGACCTGCGTCTTGCCGGCGATTTTGCCGAGTTTGGAGCCTGCCGCGTCCTCGTCGATGGGGGTCAGCGAAAGCCGACCGCCCTCGTCGGGGAAGACACGGTAGAACTCCTCTCGCTCGACGAACGCCAGGATGTCGAACATCCCGACCGGACGTCGCTCGTCGGAGACAGCCTTCCCGTTGATGAGGATGCTGTCCTGGTCGAGCGCGTAGCGCGCTTCCTTCTTCGAATCGACGTAGCCGAGCACGTCACGCAGGACGATGAGGAGGGGAACCCCCTCTTCGCCGTGCGGACCCGCACCGGCCTTCGTCGTGTAGGCCTCTTCCTTCCGTTCGACCGGCCACGACTTGGGAACCGCGAGCCGTTTCTGATGCTTCGTCATTCGTTATCCTCCTCCAGTCGCGCCTCGCGGAAGTCGTCGGAGAGGTCCAGGTCCGTCACCTGAACGTTGCTGGCGTCAAGCGGCCGGGGGACCTCTTCCCCGTCGGCCGTCTCGACGGTCACGTCTTCGACGTGAATCTCCGCGGCGCGGAGGTCGACGTTGACGACTTCGCCGGACTCGCCGGCGTAGTCGCCACGCTGAACCTCCACGGTGTCGCCCGCGTTGACGCGGACGCTCCGCTGGCCGTACTCCTCGCGGAGGTCCGGCGACAGCGGCGAACGGACCTGCTTCTGCTTGTCGTGCAGCGAGGCGCGCTCCTGTCGATTGCGCTGTTTGTGTGGTTGCTCAGTCATTGCTATACGATCATTGTCGCCGTACTGGCGATGCTCCCGAACC of the Natronomonas halophila genome contains:
- a CDS encoding 50S ribosomal protein L5; amino-acid sequence: MSSESADSEFHDMREPSVEKVVVHMGIGEGGEPLATAEDILSEVTGQQPVRTTAKKTVQDFNIREGDPIGAKVTLRGDEAEEFLSTTLAIAELNASQFDETGNFSFGIEEHTEFPSQEYDPQIGIYGLDVTVNMVRPGYRVSKRDKMSQPIPSKHRLTAEDAIAYLEANYDVEVSE
- the rplX gene encoding 50S ribosomal protein L24; the encoded protein is MTEQPHKQRNRQERASLHDKQKQVRSPLSPDLREEYGQRSVRVNAGDTVEVQRGDYAGESGEVVNVDLRAAEIHVEDVTVETADGEEVPRPLDASNVQVTDLDLSDDFREARLEEDNE
- a CDS encoding 30S ribosomal protein S4e; translation: MTKHQKRLAVPKSWPVERKEEAYTTKAGAGPHGEEGVPLLIVLRDVLGYVDSKKEARYALDQDSILINGKAVSDERRPVGMFDILAFVEREEFYRVFPDEGGRLSLTPIDEDAAGSKLGKIAGKTQVAGGDTQLTLHDGQTLLVDEDADYNTNDSIVVSNDDDEIVAHFTYEEGALVTAVRGAHAGRIGTIDQIQVTPGSGSNNVQIDANDGEDFETVEEYVVVIDENFTGGDDE